In Macrobrachium rosenbergii isolate ZJJX-2024 chromosome 48, ASM4041242v1, whole genome shotgun sequence, one DNA window encodes the following:
- the LOC136831488 gene encoding uncharacterized protein, whose amino-acid sequence MSGSGVWLGFFLVSCALAADMSSVLQGDDPALRQKNTCAMTQVLQAMNELLTSLSAEVRDIRRQVQTSCRGHGDARGGGRRPPNPQRKPEVKKKNEEDDIFETFGKDPEEEKEATESPGSDYEDYDYRGGDGGEDSPANDLINDLSSWWDSIVPFAKPTEGTTTTEAPTPAPIPDYYYGHGDIDDSRRDEVERHGTSFPTDDGTGYPTDDGTGYPPDDGTGYPTDDGTGYPTDDGTGFPTDYDTSFPPDDTSFPTPDFAHFYPPTTSQPPIYYPLPPEPTTCPTPFHNQAGGCYLVFHDQRDWRSWGEAHAFCQNYGGTLAAPHRLRELQTFLSRYYSDAFWVGAKFDVPSRRWKWLNGREVERGTWKQGQPSRNQNMKCIFLDKWSGYRATNFFCGEKYPFICDYRQPENQ is encoded by the exons ATGTCTGGAAGTGGTGTTTGGTTGGGATTCTTCCTCGTCTCTTGTGCGTTGGCCGCCGACATGAGCAGTGTGCTTCAAGGGGACGACCCCGCGCTGCGCCAAAAGAACACATGCGCCATGACCCAGGTCCTGCAAGCCATGAACGAGCTTCTGACGTCACTGAGTGCGGAAGTAAGGGATATCAGAAGGCAGGTGCAGACTTCTTGCAGAGGTCACGGCGATGCCAGAGGTGGGGGACGAAGGCCACCAAACCCGCAGAGGAAACCGGAGgttaagaaaaagaatgaagaggACGACATTTTTGAGACTTTCGGAAAGGATCCAGAAG aagaaaaGGAGGCTACAGAATCACCAGGCTCTGATTATGAAGATTATGACTACAGAGGGGGTGATGGCGGTGAAGATTCTCCAGCCAATGATTTGATAAATGATTTATCTAGCTGGTGGGATTCTATCGTACCATTTGCAAAGCCAACGGAGGGGACAACCACAACAGAGGCCCCAACACCAGCCCCAATTCCTGATTACTATTATGGTCATGGTGATATCGATGACAGCAGAAGAGATGAAGTGGAGAGACATGGAACAAGTTTCCCCACAGATGATGGCACAGGTTACCCAACAGATGATGGCACAGGTTACCCACCAGATGATGGCACAGGTTACCCAACAGATGATGGCACAGGTTACCCAACAGATGATGGTACAGGTTTCCCAACAGATTATGACACGAGTTTCCCACCAGATGACACAAGCTTCCCAACGCCAGACTTTGCACATTTTTATCCACCAACCACTTCACAGCCTCCAATTTATTATCCTCTTCCTCCTGAGC CAACTACCTGCCCTACACCTTTCCATAATCAGGCAGGAGGCTGCTACTTAGTCTTCCATGATCAAAGAGACTGGCGGTCATGGGGTGAGGCTCATGCCTTCTGTCAAAACTATGGTGGTACACTGGCTGCTCCACATAGACTCCGAGAATTACAAACATTCCTTTCACGTTATTACT CTGATGCTTTCTGGGTTGGAGCAAAATTTGATGTGCCAAGCAGAAGGTGGAAATGGTTAAATGGAAGAGAAGTGGAGCGTGGCACCTGGAAGCAAGGGCAGCCAAGCAGGAATCAAAACATGAAGTGCATCTTCTTGGATAAATGGTCGGGATACAGAGCCACTAATTTCTTCTGTGGAGAAAAGTATCCCTTCATTTGTGACTACAGACAaccagaaaatcaataa